In a genomic window of Phycodurus eques isolate BA_2022a chromosome 2, UOR_Pequ_1.1, whole genome shotgun sequence:
- the chst1 gene encoding carbohydrate sulfotransferase 1 has protein sequence MQCSWKAVILLALASIAIQYTAIRTLTSKPFQLCTLPSPHNCGLGDQETESPFERGAGGCDDYPFFYVNASRKTHILVLATTRSGSSFVGQLLNQHQEVFYLFEPLYHVQTTLMPRLSHSHNTADRRVMLGASRDLLRSLYGCDLYFLESYIKPTPTNHTTDKLFRRGASRALCQQPVCDAFGPADVNVEEGDCVKKCALLNLTLATEACREKQHVAIKTVRVPEIGDLRALLEDPRLNIKVIQLVRDPRGILSSRIETFRDTYRLWRIWRATGRKPYNLDLSQLTVVCEDYRSSVSTGLSHPYWLKGKYMLVRYEDLAKNPLPKTKEIYDYLGLPMDKNVEDWILANTHGSNEPSAKHKFGTLRDSAANAESWRLKLSYDMVEYTQTVCQKVLQQLGYKAVRSVQQLKNMSISLVQDKTFVPFL, from the coding sequence ATGCAATGTTCCTGGAAGGCAGTGATCCTGCTGGCCTTGGCCTCCATCGCCATCCAGTACACAGCCATCCGCACACTCACCTCCAAGCCTTTCCAGTTGTGCACATTGCCCAGCCCACATAATTGCGGTCTGGGGGATCAGGAGACCGAATCTCCCTTTGAACGGGGGGCAGGAGGCTGCGATGACTACCCTTTCTTTTACGTTAATGCAAGCCGCAAAACCCACATCTTGGTCTTGGCCACCACTCGTAGCGGCTCCTCCTTTGTTGGCCAACTTCTCAACCAGCACCAAGAGGTTTTTTACCTGTTTGAACCTCTTTATCATGTCCAGACCACATTGATGCCCCGTCTGTCCCACAGCCACAACACAGCAGACCGCCGTGTGATGCTGGGGGCTAGCCGAGACCTATTGAGAAGTCTGTATGGTTGCGACCTATACTTCCTAGAGAGCTACATCAAACCAACACCAACAAACCACACCACAGACAAACTTTTCCGCCGTGGTGCGAGCCGGGCGTTGTGCCAGCAACCTGTATGTGATGCTTTTGGCCCAGCTGATGTTAATGTAGAAGAGGGGGACTGTGTTAAGAAATGTGCACTCCTTAACTTGACCTTGGCAACTGAAGCCTGTCGGGAGAAACAACATGTGGCCATCAAGACTGTCCGTGTGCCAGAGATTGGGGATTTGCGCGCCTTGTTGGAGGACCCCAGATTGAATATCAAAGTGATCCAACTTGTCAGAGACCCTCGTGGTATCCTATCATCCCGGATTGAGACATTCAGGGATACATACCGGCTGTGGCGTATATGGAGGGCCACAGGGCGAAAGCCCTACAATCTTGACTTGAGTCAGCTCACTGTTGTCTGTGAAGACTACCGAAGCTCTGTTTCTACTGGTCTTAGCCATCCCTATTGGTTGAAAGGGAAATATATGTTGGTTCGCTATGAAGATTTGGCTAAAAATCCACTCCCCAAGACGAAGGAGATCTATGACTATCTGGGGCTGCCCATGGATAAAAATGTGGAAGACTGGATTCTTGCAAACACTCATGGCAGCAATGAGCCATCAGCAAAACACAAATTTGGTACATTACGAGACTCCGCAGCTAATGCAGAGAGTTGGCGCTTGAAACTGTCTTATGACATGGTAGAATACACTCAAACCGTGTGTCAAAAGGTTCTCCAACAATTGGGATACAAGGCTGTGAGGTCGGTCCAGCAACTGAAAAACATGTCTATCTCGCTGGTGCAAGACAAAACCTTTGTACCCTTTTTGTAA